In Colletotrichum higginsianum IMI 349063 chromosome 1, whole genome shotgun sequence, the DNA window GTCATACAGTTCCATCCTGCCTCCCTGGGCTGTGTGTCATCGCCTCGGGGTTCGTGATGGAATGCTCGTAGGGCATCACGACAGAACGGTCGACAAAGCAAGCAcacggtcgtcgtcgtcgtcatgctCATCTATGACCGTTCACGACGACAAGAGCGACCGACAATTCACGTCTGACGGATGGGCGAGCAGACCACACAGTTCCCGGGTAACGAGAGAGGGAAGGCTTAAGCGGCCCGTTCTTTCTGATAATAATAATTGCAATAAACCCTTTCGTCAAAAGTCGTCTATCATGGCATGTGTTTTATATCCCATAGTTGCGTTCGCACAAGTAACGCCTCGCTTTCTCGTCGAGAAACCCAGAACACCACCCTCCGCGACCCGTGCATATACTTGCTTATATATGTATGTAAAAAGGAAAGGAATGAGAGACAAAAACGTGAGGCAAGAATCCTTCCCGGTGTGGCGCACATGcttgtgtgtatgtgtgtgtgtgtgcgcgtgtgtgtctgtctctcttcgTGTCAAATGGCGCCTCGCAACGTTCGTCGAATACCCAAATCCCTcgggggggaaagaaagaaaaaaaagaaagagaaacaCCAGTATCGTCCTATCACTGTCAAGACAAACTTGACACATCAAAGgacacctcctcctcctccttcccttccctcaGGAGCAACGAACCGAAGATGCTTCACCGCCGGTAGTTGTactccctctccctcctccggTCCGAGATGGTGACGCGcatcctctcctcctcggcgggcggcgggggcggcagcATGCGCGGCGGGCTGTACCGCCTGCCCTCGACGTAGCGGAACGTCTCGTAGCGCGGctcgacggggacggggacggggtAGGGGACCCTCACGGGCACCAGCTTCTCGCGCTCGACGTAGACCTCGCGCACGTCGCGCTCGCGGTCGCGGTCCCGGCTGCCGCGGCGCGACGAGCGACTCCGGCTGTGGCTATGGCGTGAGGACTTGCTGGACCGGACCGAGggttcgacgtcgacggcgatgacctCTATCGGCGCGGGCTCCGGGGCCGCGAcgggagggggaggcggggaggggggagggcacGGCAGagccgggggcggcggcggcgggggttcgacgacgacgggaggaggtggcgcgggcttgacgatgacgggcggcggcggcggtgtgCATTCGCGCGGGGGTGGCGGGATGAAGGTCGTCTTCTTGGTGCGGACGGTGACGGAGCCGTTGGTCGGGGGTTCGAGGTAGAGGCGCTTCTTGGcgccgtggtggtggtgatggcggtggtggtggtgataCTCGTAGTATTCCCTCGATGAGGCTGGATGAATGGACGGGTTAGCTGACGcgaagggaaggaggggaggCGGCGTCAAGGCACCGGGGCTCTACTCGTACCCATCTTGGACGGCTGGATTCGTTccgaaggggggaaggggaagaagaacagGAGGTATTCTGTCTGGAGTCTGAGTGCGccggtgtgtgtgtgtgtgtgtgtgtgtgtgtgtgtggcctACACCTTGTTGTGTTGCAATACCAGGAGGGAGGGTTGTGTTGCTGTAGTAGTAGTGGGACgtagtggtggtgatggtggttGTAATCGTTGGTTATTGAAGGTTGGCGGATAAGGTTAAAGGGACTCGcggatgagatgggatgagatgggatgaaATGCGATACTAGGCGATGCGATGCGCAAAACCACGCCGAGTGCGCGGTAGTTTGGCGGGCGCCGTGAGAATCTCTCTCACACTCTTGTCTTTCGATGTCCCTGATAAAGAGACAGTATAGGAAGAGGGGCGGCGTTGTTGGCGGACTCTAGATCAAcggcggggggggagggaagaaaatGGGGAAAACATGGAACCAGGAGACGGACGGGCGATGCGCCTTCTCCTTATATGTCACTCGCACCAACAGAGGATGACGGGGCCGAACAtggagaaaaaaagacagGGAAAACACCAAGGAGTGACATGACAATGGTGTACGAGTACAACTCCCCCATCGTTCCAgcggccaagaaggagagagtGTGTGCCCAGCCCGGCCCAGCCAGCCCCAGTATGCCCAGCGAGGAGGGGACATCCAGGCAGGCCGGGCTGCCGTGCATGTGCATCCGAAAACGCGAGCTCTTGTCATCGGCCccggcagagagagagagagagacctgGGCCCAAGCAAAAGCTAGACCACTGTTTATTTAGAGAGTATCGTTAGACCGTATACGAATAGGTATCCATCCGCAGGCATTGGCAGAATACGGACGGGAGGCCCGATCGCAGCTGCAGGCAAGAGAGTGGAGAGGAGTGGAGGGGAGACGAGCGCACATGcagaacacacacacacacacacacacacacacacacactgcCCGCTTCATGACTGGCGTCCCGGACCATAACTGACGGGGGATGACCGGGGAAACGGTAATATCAATAAGGGCTACTCTAGGTATTGGGTATCGACAATGAACAATGAACAATGGAGGATGACAATGACAAGGACAACAACAGCGACAGTCGAAAAATGAAGAGCTCCAAACACTCGCTCAACCCAACCCAGACatgccatcccatccctcctCTGTTCGGTTCCCGTGCCCCCCCGCTATTAACCACTAACCACTTACCACTGACCACCGACCACCGACCActgaagaaggacaagggtGCGCCATTGGGTTGTCGACGCCCTATGACGACAGTGCGCACGTCACGCCAAAAGCAAGATTCGAGGCCTTTCACTCTTCTATCCCCCTCACTCCTACCCTACCTCACTCCTACCCTACCTACTGGTTGGAGCGAGACACGCGCGAACCGAACCGCCTGACGTGCCCCGCCGTCCAGATCCGTTATCCGTCCAAACCCACCACCTTTGACAGACGAGCCCAGGTCGTCGTTTTGGTGCTCGTGCTTCTCACACGGCTGGTGATGCCGGACTACCGCCGGAGCACTTGCAGCTCGCACCGCAGctgcatccatccatccttcgGGCGgccccggagaaggagaacccctccctcctgaTCGTGGGGTCGCAGGGCTGAGCTTGTCAGATTGGGTGAGCTggcagcgccgtcgtcttcatcccgACCATCTTCCCAACCGGCATGTCTGTTGTGGCGCCACCATCGTTGGGTGACAACGTGAGGCATAGGGTTTCTTTCTTGGCCATTTGCTGGAGAAGCCTGGTCGGTGGCCGGCTGGCCTCAAACCTCACTTGCCCGCCTTCCCACGATGTCAAGCCGATGATCGACACCCATCTTCCCTCCGGTACACACACCCCACTCCAGGACTCTCGTGCTGAAAGCTTATCACCCGATCAAAAACTCCGCTGGCGGCCCAACCTTTGAGACTGCCCTCTGCTTCTTCCACCCACCCATTCCAGGGTCTACCTGTAGACCAGTCCCCATACTCTGCCACTGGTAGACCCTTGAATcaagcccccccctcccatcctTCGGATGCCTCCGCGCTTCCTGGTCGAGATCCAAGGCAGTTCCCGTCGTCGGACCAGGGTCGTAAAGGCGGCATCACGCCCAACTGCCGGCGCCACGCACCACGCGCCAGGGTTTGGCTTCAGGCCCGTTGGCTTCACCCTCCCAGCCGACTGTCGGGCCGCCTCGCGAAGCTCTGCCTGGCCGACTGTGGCCGGCTGTACACGGCCTGCGCGGCGGGGAGGACCTCGATCGCGTCGTGGCGGTGAGCCTTCTCCGACACGCCCCCGTGCCCCGGAAACTCTGAGCCCACTGTCTCGTCACCTCGTATCTTCCGAACCGCCCAGTCCCAGAGGTGTCCCATCTCCCCCATCCACCACAGGCCGAGCACGATTGTCAGGATCGTCACCGGTATGGCCGTCGCCCAGTACAGCCACTGCCCGTCCTTCATGTCTCGGATGTCGCTCGAGTTCATCCCAAAGATGCTCGAAACCGCGCTCAGGGGCAGGAAGATGATGGTCACAATCGTGAAGGCGTAAATGGCCTGCTCTTGCCGGTCCTTCGTCACCGCCGCGTTGTTGAGATTCTGCTCCCCACGTTAGCGCCCACGTGCCGGCATCTCCATCTCACTCCATGTCCACTCACCGTCTGTTCTAGAACGTCCGCCTGCTCGCCGTACTCTTGGAAGTCTCTGTTGCGCCGCTCCAACAGCTGCGTGCACTCCGCCGCCAGAAGGTCCCTGAACCCGGCGGCGTCCGTCGACGGAAGCTTGTAGAAGTCAGACACCTCGGCCATGGACTCCAATAGAACG includes these proteins:
- a CDS encoding Mg2+ transporter, with amino-acid sequence MASSREYYEYHHHHRHHHHHGAKKRLYLEPPTNGSVTVRTKKTTFIPPPPRECTPPPPPVIVKPAPPPPVVVEPPPPPPPALPCPPPSPPPPPVAAPEPAPIEVIAVDVEPSVRSSKSSRHSHSRSRSSRRGSRDRDRERDVREVYVEREKLVPVRVPYPVPVPVEPRYETFRYVEGRRYSPPRMLPPPPPAEEERMRVTISDRRREREYNYRR